In Candidatus Mycalebacterium zealandia, one DNA window encodes the following:
- a CDS encoding YifB family Mg chelatase-like AAA ATPase yields the protein MTSNIQSCAVLGVDGYIVEVEVDMSTGLPVFTTVGLPEGAVRESKERVRSAIKNSGFKIPPRRITVNLAPANIRKEGSSFDLPISVGILAAAGIIVPGEKLKDFLVMGELSLDGRVKKVGGILSMAICAKEKGLKGIVVPEANAAEASLVSGLEVIAVDTLAQFVGHIDGKNEIAPQTFCADVFSSKAQYGVDFSEVKGQHQEKRAVEIAASGAHNILMVGPPGSGKTLLARRIPTILPDMHFSEAMETSKIYSVSGLLKDEQPFVTERPFRSPHHTVSDAGLIGGGSVPRPGEISLAHNGVLFLDEMPEFKRTVIEAMRQPLEDGEVVISRAATTLTYPAKFMLVGAMNPCQCGHLGDTSKPCSCRPEQIRKYRAKLSGPVLDRFDINIEVPALEYRELSDETAAESSADVKDRVNSARGIQNERFGGAGVFSNSQMSPEMLKKFAPLCDSSKKILERAVEKLGLSARAYDRIIKVSRTIADLAGSDAIEPEHIAEAVQYRRLDRYFQ from the coding sequence ATGACTTCAAATATTCAAAGTTGCGCCGTGCTGGGTGTGGATGGCTATATAGTGGAAGTTGAGGTTGACATGAGCACCGGACTCCCCGTTTTTACGACGGTCGGTCTGCCGGAAGGAGCCGTGAGGGAAAGCAAGGAGAGGGTGCGCTCAGCCATAAAAAACAGCGGTTTTAAAATCCCGCCGCGAAGGATTACGGTGAACCTTGCCCCAGCCAACATCAGAAAAGAGGGATCTTCGTTTGACCTGCCCATATCGGTCGGAATTCTGGCGGCGGCGGGCATCATCGTGCCGGGGGAAAAACTCAAAGACTTTCTCGTAATGGGTGAACTCTCACTTGACGGCAGAGTGAAAAAAGTCGGAGGGATTCTGTCCATGGCGATTTGCGCGAAAGAGAAAGGACTAAAAGGAATCGTGGTTCCCGAAGCCAACGCCGCTGAAGCCTCGCTTGTTTCCGGTTTGGAGGTCATCGCCGTGGATACACTCGCCCAGTTTGTGGGACATATTGACGGAAAAAATGAAATCGCGCCGCAAACCTTCTGCGCGGACGTATTCTCCTCAAAAGCGCAATACGGAGTTGATTTCAGCGAGGTCAAAGGTCAGCATCAGGAAAAGAGGGCTGTTGAGATAGCCGCGAGCGGCGCACACAACATTCTCATGGTCGGTCCGCCGGGTTCGGGAAAAACCCTCCTCGCCCGCAGAATTCCCACAATCCTTCCCGATATGCATTTTTCAGAAGCAATGGAAACCTCAAAAATCTACTCCGTTTCGGGACTTCTTAAAGATGAACAGCCCTTCGTTACCGAGCGTCCGTTCCGCTCTCCGCACCACACCGTAAGTGACGCGGGCCTAATAGGCGGCGGCTCCGTTCCGCGCCCCGGCGAAATCAGCCTCGCTCACAACGGCGTTTTGTTTCTTGACGAAATGCCCGAGTTCAAAAGAACCGTGATTGAAGCGATGCGCCAGCCGCTTGAAGACGGCGAAGTGGTTATATCCCGCGCCGCCACAACACTCACCTATCCGGCGAAATTTATGCTTGTCGGCGCGATGAATCCCTGCCAGTGCGGGCATCTGGGCGATACTTCAAAGCCGTGTTCCTGCCGTCCCGAACAGATAAGAAAATACCGGGCAAAGCTGTCGGGACCGGTTCTTGACAGGTTTGACATAAACATAGAGGTTCCCGCCCTTGAATACCGCGAACTTTCGGATGAAACCGCCGCCGAGAGTTCCGCGGATGTGAAGGACAGAGTCAATTCCGCGAGAGGGATTCAGAACGAAAGGTTCGGCGGCGCGGGTGTTTTCTCCAATTCTCAGATGTCGCCCGAGATGCTGAAAAAATTCGCCCCGCTTTGCGACTCTTCAAAAAAAATTCTTGAAAGAGCGGTTGAAAAACTCGGGCTTTCAGCGAGAGCGTACGACAGAATAATCAAAGTCTCGCGAACAATAGCAGACCTTGCGGGCTCGGACGCCATAGAGCCCGAACACATTGCCGAAGCTGTGCAATACAGACGTCTTGACAGGTATTTTCAGTAG
- a CDS encoding histidinol-phosphate transaminase, with protein sequence MLTPKENIMSLPVYVPGKTSKQIEKEMGIKNAVKMASNENPLGPSPAAVEAVNSFSSQIHLYPDGDCSRLKEKLSEKLGVASKNLAVGNGSNEVLDLIAKVFLGPGDEAIYGAHGFVVYPIVTAAAAAKGVVSHMPGLKHELEDFARRITPRTRVIFLANPNNPTGTIFSRGEFEDFLGKVPEHVAIVIDEAYFEYVDDPEYPDTLEYHSQREGLITVRTFSKIHGLAGTRIGYAIASERVAALLNRAKEPFNVNSVSQAAALAALEDSRHCAVSRKVNLEGLEYLHSFLDSMGVERTDSKANFVLAEVGRDAEGVYERLLRAGIIVRPVSAYGLENHIRVTVGTAEHNAAFINALSKAMEK encoded by the coding sequence ATGCTAACTCCGAAAGAAAACATAATGAGTCTTCCGGTTTATGTTCCGGGCAAGACCTCCAAGCAGATTGAAAAAGAGATGGGAATAAAAAACGCCGTCAAAATGGCGTCAAACGAAAACCCTCTCGGGCCCTCGCCCGCGGCGGTTGAAGCGGTGAACTCTTTTTCCTCTCAAATCCACCTCTATCCCGACGGGGACTGCTCGCGTCTCAAAGAGAAGTTGTCTGAAAAACTCGGCGTCGCTTCTAAGAACCTCGCGGTCGGCAACGGCTCAAACGAGGTGCTTGATTTGATAGCGAAGGTTTTTCTCGGTCCCGGCGATGAAGCGATTTACGGGGCTCACGGCTTTGTTGTCTATCCCATCGTTACCGCCGCCGCCGCGGCAAAAGGGGTTGTTTCCCACATGCCCGGTCTGAAACACGAACTTGAAGATTTTGCGCGGCGGATAACTCCTAGAACCAGAGTCATTTTTCTTGCCAATCCAAACAACCCGACCGGCACAATTTTTTCGCGCGGCGAGTTTGAGGATTTTCTCGGCAAGGTTCCCGAACACGTGGCCATTGTGATTGACGAGGCGTATTTTGAGTATGTGGACGACCCGGAATATCCCGACACGCTTGAGTACCACTCACAGAGGGAGGGACTTATAACCGTCCGGACTTTCTCAAAAATCCACGGGCTTGCGGGAACCCGAATCGGCTACGCGATTGCGTCCGAGCGTGTGGCGGCTCTTTTGAACCGCGCCAAAGAGCCGTTCAATGTCAACTCTGTTTCGCAGGCGGCCGCGCTCGCCGCTCTTGAAGATTCACGGCATTGCGCCGTTTCCCGCAAAGTGAATCTGGAAGGGCTTGAGTATCTGCATTCCTTTCTTGACTCAATGGGCGTTGAACGCACAGACTCAAAGGCAAACTTCGTTCTCGCGGAAGTCGGGCGCGATGCCGAGGGAGTGTACGAGAGGTTGTTGCGTGCAGGGATTATAGTGCGCCCCGTTTCGGCTTACGGGCTTGAAAATCACATACGGGTTACGGTCGGCACGGCGGAGCATAACGCCGCTTTTATCAACGCTCTGAGTAAGGCAATGGAAAAATGA
- a CDS encoding DUF21 domain-containing protein → MSLEATITAVVLCLAVQAFFAGSEIALISCDKIRMRMLSGRGSRAARLVLESYSEVDRFLGTTLAGINISLITSTILLTFYMETRFGAGEFYAVVILSPLVVVFGQVVPKSIFRRSSDSMILWAIYPLWVATRLFYPLTWIVNFFTRQALRLAGHRSSITREEIMDAIRAHARGSADSGKRRMFSRVFSFSEVQVSDVMVPLSSVKALSESATLSEAAGMVGETGYTRIPIYSGRVDKITGVLHSFFLLGNDENGSQKTVGQYASPAFYVPRRRPINELLEEMKAGASMAIVVDEYGGAVGIVTLEDILEEIVGEIEDEHDKGENLWTRTGANKYLIFPHISVERVNEDLGTRIPESKNYETLGGFLLFKFGRIPARGETVESSGAIFTVESSTPRSIQRVEVTTTG, encoded by the coding sequence ATGAGTCTTGAAGCCACAATAACGGCGGTTGTTTTATGCCTCGCCGTTCAGGCGTTTTTCGCGGGCTCGGAAATCGCCCTCATATCATGCGACAAGATACGCATGAGGATGCTCAGCGGCAGAGGGTCGCGCGCGGCGCGGCTTGTGCTTGAATCCTATTCCGAAGTGGACAGATTTCTCGGAACAACACTCGCGGGAATAAACATCTCGCTTATAACAAGCACCATACTTTTGACCTTTTATATGGAAACCCGTTTCGGCGCTGGAGAGTTTTACGCGGTAGTGATACTTTCCCCTCTCGTAGTGGTTTTCGGGCAGGTGGTTCCGAAATCTATCTTCCGCAGAAGCAGCGACTCCATGATTCTATGGGCGATATATCCTCTGTGGGTCGCAACACGGCTGTTCTATCCGCTCACATGGATTGTCAATTTTTTCACGCGTCAGGCGTTGCGCCTTGCCGGGCACCGCTCTTCAATCACAAGGGAGGAAATTATGGACGCCATCAGAGCCCACGCGCGGGGAAGCGCGGATTCAGGCAAACGGCGGATGTTCAGCAGGGTGTTTTCATTCTCCGAGGTTCAGGTCTCAGACGTTATGGTTCCGCTCTCTTCGGTGAAGGCTCTTTCCGAGTCCGCAACCCTGTCCGAAGCCGCCGGGATGGTCGGGGAAACGGGATACACGAGGATACCGATTTACAGCGGCAGGGTGGATAAAATAACCGGCGTTCTTCACTCGTTCTTTCTGCTGGGCAATGATGAAAACGGCTCTCAAAAAACCGTCGGACAATACGCGAGTCCGGCTTTTTACGTTCCGAGACGAAGGCCCATAAATGAGCTTCTTGAAGAGATGAAAGCGGGCGCGTCAATGGCGATTGTGGTTGACGAATACGGAGGCGCGGTCGGAATCGTAACCCTTGAAGACATACTTGAAGAGATAGTGGGCGAGATAGAGGACGAACACGACAAGGGCGAAAACCTCTGGACACGGACGGGCGCGAACAAATATCTGATTTTTCCGCATATCAGCGTTGAGCGCGTCAACGAAGACCTTGGCACGCGCATACCGGAGAGCAAAAATTACGAGACGCTCGGCGGCTTTCTGCTTTTCAAATTCGGACGCATACCCGCGCGCGGCGAAACGGTTGAGTCAAGCGGGGCGATTTTCACGGTTGAGTCTTCCACTCCGCGCTCAATCCAGCGGGTGGAAGTTACAACGACGGGTTGA
- the thiL gene encoding thiamine-phosphate kinase, with translation MNEDIDSSDHTDSPHKKTAFADEEFVVSRALRRFASKETRGRLVVGPGDDAAVIDCGADEFIVDSCDCVVEGVHFRKQWLSLPEFGARAVGSRAVLCAASDIAAMGASPKSVLVSAGVNPRTDSQIIDELLQGIEDACAEIGAAVAGGNTSSAPFMFLDIKVSGETSARSFARNSGAKSGDAVFVTGRLGGSDAAVKILDGLTSGAHSAASELGTLERFRFPSPRIDAGLALAGMVSAMTDISDGLIADLRRVVSLSGCGARLSLEKIPVHPGLAGGAMEAVTAGGDYELVFTASADRTGEIAGVSKKTGLDITQIGSVDGGGALSVFDGETEIPASEFGPGGYVHNDKNG, from the coding sequence ATGAATGAAGATATTGATTCTTCCGACCATACGGATTCCCCACACAAAAAGACCGCTTTTGCGGATGAGGAGTTTGTTGTCTCCCGTGCGCTGAGGCGGTTCGCCTCAAAAGAGACGCGCGGACGCCTTGTTGTGGGTCCCGGCGATGACGCCGCCGTGATTGATTGCGGCGCGGACGAATTTATTGTGGACAGTTGTGATTGCGTGGTTGAGGGAGTTCATTTCAGAAAACAGTGGCTCTCGTTGCCCGAATTCGGCGCGCGCGCGGTTGGTTCAAGAGCGGTTCTGTGTGCTGCGAGCGACATCGCGGCGATGGGCGCTTCTCCGAAATCGGTTCTCGTGAGCGCGGGTGTCAATCCCCGCACCGATTCACAAATCATTGATGAACTTTTACAAGGCATTGAAGACGCCTGCGCAGAGATAGGCGCGGCGGTCGCGGGAGGCAACACATCGTCCGCGCCCTTTATGTTTCTTGACATAAAAGTCAGCGGTGAAACCTCCGCACGCAGCTTCGCACGCAACAGCGGAGCGAAAAGCGGAGACGCCGTTTTCGTTACCGGGCGTCTTGGCGGTTCGGACGCGGCGGTGAAAATTCTTGACGGTCTCACATCCGGCGCTCACTCCGCCGCGAGCGAGCTCGGAACTCTTGAGCGGTTCCGTTTTCCTTCTCCGAGGATAGACGCAGGTCTCGCGCTTGCGGGTATGGTCTCGGCAATGACGGATATAAGCGACGGGCTTATAGCCGATTTGAGGCGGGTGGTTTCGCTGTCCGGTTGCGGCGCGCGCCTGTCGCTTGAAAAGATTCCCGTCCATCCGGGTCTGGCCGGAGGCGCGATGGAGGCCGTGACCGCCGGAGGCGACTACGAACTTGTGTTTACCGCGTCCGCGGACCGCACTGGCGAAATCGCGGGCGTTTCAAAGAAAACCGGACTGGACATAACACAAATAGGAAGCGTGGACGGCGGCGGGGCTTTAAGCGTTTTTGACGGAGAAACGGAAATTCCCGCTTCGGAGTTCGGTCCGGGCGGCTACGTTCACAACGATAAAAATGGGTGA
- the dnaN gene encoding DNA polymerase III subunit beta: MRILYVFWSFDKGFKLIHKSTPPTTTTTIFLCIIKRLIEETNRQGGKQLKIKFKRQPLLNKLQLVAGLAESESPNDILRNILLRGFGKKKECFVAATDIESTIASYFNPEDAPDADFDILVPARKFLEIIRRMEDDDVVVNIHKNNWMEIKTTSGVFKFPFLSGKSFPKIPASPTKAVFSFSSQTVSTILPSLLNFAADDSLRRNLNGVYFEKIGGKIRLVATDSHRLAYFQKEISGAGNFEKFILSKKALGEVVKTIKDSKVDSETAFSFENNMVFCSTGETTVISNPIDSLFPEYERVVPDFSALEPAVVDKNAILAAVKRVSVFCEKHEKVDLSLVPSTLSISSVETDEGDAVDTVPVKFGGDELKTSFNPRFLVDSLSFLDGEEIDFRPGDGATPGVLTLTGSADFVCILMPVVS; the protein is encoded by the coding sequence ATGAGAATTCTTTATGTGTTTTGGAGTTTTGATAAGGGTTTTAAACTTATCCACAAATCCACACCCCCTACTACTACGACTACTATATTTTTATGTATAATAAAAAGACTAATAGAAGAAACGAATAGACAAGGTGGAAAACAATTGAAGATAAAGTTCAAAAGGCAACCCCTGCTTAACAAATTGCAATTGGTCGCAGGGCTGGCGGAATCCGAATCTCCAAACGATATACTGCGGAATATACTTTTAAGAGGGTTTGGCAAGAAAAAAGAGTGTTTTGTCGCAGCCACGGATATTGAATCGACAATAGCCAGTTACTTCAACCCGGAAGATGCCCCCGATGCTGATTTTGACATCCTTGTTCCCGCACGCAAATTTCTTGAAATAATAAGGCGTATGGAAGACGATGATGTGGTCGTTAATATTCACAAAAACAACTGGATGGAGATAAAAACCACATCAGGTGTTTTTAAATTTCCCTTTCTTTCCGGGAAAAGTTTTCCAAAAATTCCCGCCTCGCCAACAAAGGCGGTTTTCTCGTTTTCCTCACAAACCGTGTCGACAATTCTCCCGTCACTTCTAAACTTTGCCGCGGACGACTCTTTGAGACGCAACCTCAACGGTGTGTATTTTGAGAAAATTGGCGGAAAAATCAGACTTGTCGCTACCGATAGCCACCGGCTTGCCTATTTTCAAAAAGAGATCTCCGGCGCGGGCAATTTTGAAAAATTCATATTGTCAAAAAAAGCTCTTGGTGAAGTTGTGAAAACAATCAAGGATTCCAAAGTGGATTCCGAAACCGCGTTCTCTTTTGAGAACAATATGGTTTTCTGCTCCACGGGGGAAACAACGGTTATCTCAAACCCTATAGACTCCCTCTTTCCTGAATACGAAAGGGTTGTGCCGGATTTTTCCGCTCTGGAACCAGCCGTTGTTGATAAAAACGCCATACTTGCCGCGGTGAAGAGGGTAAGTGTTTTTTGCGAAAAACACGAAAAGGTGGATTTGAGCCTTGTTCCCTCCACGCTTTCCATCTCGAGTGTGGAAACGGATGAGGGAGATGCTGTGGACACCGTTCCGGTAAAATTCGGCGGAGACGAGTTAAAAACATCTTTTAACCCTAGATTCCTTGTTGACTCTCTGAGCTTTCTTGATGGTGAAGAGATTGATTTTCGCCCCGGGGACGGAGCAACACCCGGTGTGTTAACCCTTACCGGTTCCGCAGATTTTGTCTGTATATTGATGCCGGTGGTTTCCTGA
- the pheA gene encoding prephenate dehydratase, translated as MSRRAGKNASPLPLFVSTRILKRFLTRFSTSEMPVKRVRKSGSKTLSKLRAEIDSVDRKIFAAINERAAVAFEVMEEKKRLAKSVYDPEREREVEKKIVSLNKGPLADGDALSIFRQIIRSCRTLQSKGRVSYLGPEGSFSHQAASNMFGYSSEMVPRKTIEEVFESVATGSVSMGAIPIENSTEGSVGRVLEIIAENDFHITREHYEKISHLLLSKTGSLKDLKKIASHPQALGQCRKWIALKLPAARPVETSSTAAAAVMAAKDKTVGAISSAHSASIYKLRIAAKSVEDTPLNATRFVVVEKAIATQKRDGNKISIMFSIKDEPGALHKTLFSPLASAGVNLTRIESRPSGKKAWEYVFFVDLEGSLGKRKTDKLIREIESGSSSFKVLGCYFSGDETRADS; from the coding sequence ATGTCCCGTCGCGCGGGCAAAAACGCCTCTCCCTTGCCTCTTTTTGTCTCAACCCGCATACTAAAAAGGTTTTTAACAAGGTTTAGTACTTCCGAAATGCCTGTAAAAAGAGTAAGAAAAAGCGGTTCAAAAACACTTTCCAAACTCAGAGCCGAGATTGATTCCGTTGACCGCAAAATCTTCGCCGCCATAAATGAAAGAGCGGCAGTGGCGTTTGAGGTTATGGAAGAGAAGAAACGGCTGGCAAAAAGCGTTTATGATCCGGAGAGGGAAAGAGAGGTTGAGAAAAAAATCGTTAGCCTCAACAAGGGACCTCTTGCGGACGGGGACGCGCTTTCAATTTTCAGGCAGATAATCCGCTCGTGCAGAACCCTTCAATCAAAAGGCAGGGTTTCCTACCTCGGTCCGGAGGGGAGTTTCTCACATCAGGCGGCTTCAAACATGTTCGGTTACTCCTCGGAAATGGTTCCGCGCAAAACCATTGAGGAAGTTTTTGAAAGTGTGGCAACCGGCTCGGTCTCTATGGGCGCGATTCCGATAGAAAACTCAACGGAGGGATCGGTGGGAAGGGTTCTTGAAATAATAGCCGAGAATGATTTTCATATAACCCGTGAGCACTACGAGAAAATAAGCCACCTTCTTTTGTCCAAAACCGGAAGTTTGAAGGATTTAAAAAAGATCGCTTCACATCCGCAGGCTCTCGGACAGTGCAGAAAGTGGATTGCCTTAAAATTGCCCGCCGCGCGTCCGGTGGAAACTTCCAGCACGGCCGCGGCCGCCGTAATGGCGGCAAAAGACAAAACGGTCGGCGCAATTTCAAGCGCCCACTCCGCCTCCATATACAAACTGCGCATCGCCGCTAAAAGCGTGGAAGACACCCCGCTCAACGCTACGCGTTTTGTGGTTGTGGAAAAAGCCATCGCCACACAAAAGCGTGATGGAAATAAAATATCCATAATGTTCTCCATCAAAGACGAGCCGGGCGCGCTACATAAAACGCTCTTTTCCCCGCTTGCGTCCGCCGGAGTCAACCTTACGAGAATAGAGTCCCGCCCGTCCGGTAAAAAGGCGTGGGAATACGTGTTTTTTGTTGATTTGGAAGGAAGTCTCGGCAAGCGGAAAACCGACAAACTTATAAGGGAAATTGAGTCCGGGAGTTCTTCTTTCAAAGTGCTCGGATGCTATTTTTCGGGCGACGAGACCAGAGCGGACTCGTAA
- a CDS encoding DUF21 domain-containing protein produces the protein MGEILISTLIAIALLGASAFFCFSEGALFSLGRHQRERIKNEGGGKARLIEKLLQKPGDLIVTVLFADEAVNIAYSAVVAMVVASLMGSFSSETVTFVSIAVASPLLLIFGETVPKTLAVRFPASIAKAVAPSLNVFHDAITPLRWLIIKFSNVFIPRGDGEATEGLAQEFSEEDIETLVLMGREEGVVNEIESRLADRLFRLRDTSARQIMTPNVNCLTISDSLSVEQVIYEIKKAGYSRIPLYSDDKNDITGVIFAKDLLLKSPDSDSLKNHIRPPYFIPGSKDAFDLFREFRRRRIHMAIVVDEYGRFDGLVTMEDILEEIVGEIEDERSVGRDQPATEWDGGKLIVPGSYRVDEFNDIMLFPLIKFVGIENFSQALSESAISQSTGEGETLAGFVFSKFGALPSEGQTISHGSLEFTVTKISGKRISEVTVEALSTLSGAEEEHES, from the coding sequence ATGGGTGAGATTCTGATAAGTACACTGATTGCCATCGCGCTTTTGGGTGCTTCGGCATTTTTCTGTTTTTCCGAAGGCGCGCTTTTTTCGCTCGGAAGACACCAGAGGGAGAGAATAAAAAATGAGGGTGGAGGAAAAGCCAGACTCATAGAGAAACTTCTCCAAAAACCCGGAGATCTCATCGTTACGGTTCTTTTCGCGGACGAGGCTGTAAACATCGCGTATTCGGCCGTGGTCGCCATGGTGGTCGCGAGCCTGATGGGCTCGTTCTCGTCCGAAACTGTAACCTTTGTGTCGATTGCCGTCGCTTCTCCGCTTCTTCTGATATTTGGCGAGACGGTTCCCAAAACCCTTGCCGTGCGCTTTCCGGCTTCCATCGCCAAAGCGGTTGCGCCGTCACTCAATGTTTTTCACGACGCCATAACTCCGCTACGCTGGCTCATAATAAAGTTTTCAAATGTTTTTATTCCGCGCGGCGACGGCGAAGCAACCGAGGGGCTGGCTCAGGAATTTAGCGAGGAAGACATAGAAACCCTTGTGCTGATGGGCAGGGAAGAGGGTGTTGTGAATGAGATTGAAAGCCGCCTTGCCGACCGTCTTTTCCGTCTGCGCGACACTTCGGCGCGCCAGATAATGACGCCCAATGTGAACTGCCTCACCATCAGTGATTCGCTCTCCGTTGAGCAGGTCATCTATGAAATCAAAAAGGCGGGATATTCAAGAATTCCGCTTTATTCGGATGACAAAAACGACATCACGGGCGTTATCTTCGCCAAAGACCTTTTGCTTAAATCTCCCGACAGCGATTCTCTGAAAAACCATATCCGCCCGCCGTACTTCATACCCGGAAGCAAAGACGCGTTTGATCTTTTTAGGGAGTTCCGGCGGCGCAGAATTCACATGGCAATCGTGGTTGATGAATACGGCAGGTTTGACGGGCTTGTAACAATGGAGGACATCCTTGAGGAGATAGTCGGCGAAATAGAGGACGAAAGGAGCGTCGGCAGAGACCAGCCCGCAACTGAATGGGACGGAGGAAAACTGATTGTGCCGGGCAGTTACAGGGTTGACGAATTCAATGACATTATGCTTTTTCCGCTCATCAAGTTCGTTGGAATTGAGAATTTTTCGCAAGCTCTTTCCGAGTCCGCGATTTCGCAGAGCACAGGCGAAGGCGAGACGCTCGCCGGTTTTGTTTTCAGCAAATTCGGCGCGCTTCCTTCCGAAGGGCAGACCATATCGCACGGAAGTCTTGAGTTCACGGTTACTAAAATATCGGGAAAGAGAATAAGCGAAGTAACAGTTGAGGCGCTTAGCACGCTCTCCGGCGCGGAGGAAGAGCATGAGTCTTGA
- the dnaA gene encoding chromosomal replication initiator protein DnaA: MQREDLSQIWQGFLGHVEQGGNVDRDTIEIFSKSQISGFDDKEGVVEILPPDRIGMNCLTNNVGNSLAEISDYFTKFYGVKKVEVANPKGESTEDVLIPPEKNVRKEVLLGHLNSKYSFKSFVVGESNQLAFTAASTAAKQPGRHNPLFIRGSSGLGKTHLMNAVGNEFEKNNPNLKICCMPSEDFTNIVIEHIGGKRMSILKKKLRNECDLLMIDDIQFLEGKEKVLEEFFHTFNTLHEKGKQIIVTSDEEPGNLRFEPRLKTRFMWGLTVDIRHPDIETRAAILKKKAEARKIEIPPGVIEIISEKVKGNVRELEGVLAKLIIMAEIDGRPIDIRTAHQIIDERSINQNGKAEKDISAIGRNMSVELIIESVKDVFNLEKEQLVSLSRERGVVFPRQLAMSLIRKHLGTPYPSIGVFFKRDHSTVIHAVNKIEENIKQGDELTVKAIEEIEDRLGI, from the coding sequence ATGCAGAGAGAAGATTTAAGTCAGATCTGGCAGGGGTTTCTGGGTCATGTTGAACAGGGCGGCAATGTTGACCGAGACACCATAGAAATTTTTTCCAAATCACAGATATCCGGTTTTGATGACAAGGAGGGTGTTGTTGAGATACTGCCTCCGGACAGAATCGGGATGAACTGCCTCACCAACAATGTTGGAAACTCTTTGGCGGAAATTTCCGACTATTTCACAAAGTTTTACGGTGTAAAAAAGGTTGAGGTGGCAAACCCTAAAGGCGAGAGCACTGAAGATGTTTTAATACCTCCCGAGAAAAACGTGAGAAAAGAGGTTCTTTTGGGTCACCTGAACTCAAAATACAGTTTCAAAAGTTTCGTTGTGGGCGAGAGCAACCAGTTGGCCTTTACCGCGGCAAGTACGGCCGCCAAACAACCCGGACGCCACAACCCTTTATTCATCAGAGGCTCTTCCGGACTTGGAAAGACACATCTTATGAACGCCGTGGGAAACGAGTTCGAGAAAAACAACCCGAATTTGAAAATATGCTGTATGCCCTCGGAGGATTTTACAAACATTGTTATAGAACACATCGGGGGGAAAAGAATGTCCATTCTGAAGAAGAAGCTCCGCAACGAGTGCGATCTTCTCATGATTGACGACATTCAGTTCCTTGAGGGAAAAGAAAAGGTTCTGGAAGAGTTTTTCCACACCTTCAACACTCTTCATGAAAAAGGAAAACAGATTATTGTAACAAGCGACGAGGAACCGGGGAACCTGCGGTTTGAGCCGAGATTAAAGACAAGGTTTATGTGGGGACTTACGGTGGACATAAGGCACCCCGACATAGAAACGCGTGCCGCCATTCTTAAGAAAAAAGCGGAGGCTAGAAAGATTGAAATTCCGCCGGGTGTTATTGAGATAATATCGGAAAAAGTGAAGGGGAACGTCAGGGAGCTTGAAGGCGTTCTTGCAAAACTTATAATTATGGCTGAGATAGACGGAAGACCCATAGATATAAGAACCGCCCACCAGATTATCGATGAGCGCTCCATAAACCAGAACGGTAAAGCGGAGAAAGACATTTCCGCAATTGGCAGGAACATGTCGGTTGAGCTCATTATTGAGAGTGTTAAAGACGTTTTCAACCTTGAAAAAGAACAACTTGTTTCCCTGAGCAGGGAAAGGGGGGTTGTTTTCCCCAGACAACTCGCGATGAGCCTTATAAGAAAACATCTGGGCACGCCATATCCCTCAATTGGGGTGTTTTTCAAAAGGGATCATTCAACCGTGATTCACGCTGTCAACAAAATAGAGGAAAACATCAAACAGGGTGATGAACTCACCGTAAAAGCCATTGAAGAGATAGAAGACAGGCTTGGAATTTAA